The Triticum aestivum cultivar Chinese Spring chromosome 7B, IWGSC CS RefSeq v2.1, whole genome shotgun sequence genome window below encodes:
- the LOC123158957 gene encoding uncharacterized protein, with amino-acid sequence MELGTRRRRRSSEPGPAGGPDYLSALPEDLLLLVLARLGCAAAAARTGLLSRRWRGLWAHLRDLAFRSIAFPSLKAALNRVALPPPAVSLLEIRVSHEHLPISGAGAVTSVLRAAALLAPEKLVFALPWDPDPTSTEVDLPCFHRATSIVLEWIPFVLRTPAAGAEFPALQTLTLTGCQVDDLGALLSLCPHLRVLRLKGLIWLGDDDWTVHSTSLQGLVMNSENLWARPVDIVAPMLKQLTLFLHAYNQVTVSILAPMLENVSWQCLYGTGIIGFGLWTLEKLSLHTAEKQGQTSFLQIHACKSWFTFSDEEANFAQEIEKHMIVDFSALELHLSAMGHVFGAFVSHLLGLNRIRNAIRRLKVNLLRLEEEEICPANCPCESTNWRTQIISLTALEEVEIDGFRGDAHELHFLKLIFSCAPMLKRMIVRLSDEVSTSNDRCTEIYDIFRGHSSVKCNVYLSSGLVHRSQGCQLT; translated from the exons ATGGAGTTGGGTACGAGGCGCCGCCGGCGTTCCTCCGAGCCAGGCCCTGCCGGCGGACCGGACTACCTCAGCGCCCTCCCCGAGGATCTTCTCCTCCTGGTCCTCGCCCGCCTCGgctgcgccgccgctgccgcgcgcaCCGGCCTCCTCTCCCGCCGGTGGCGCGGCCTCTGGGCCCACCTCCGCGACCTCGCCTTCCGAAGCATCGCATTCCCGTCGCTCAAGGCGGCGCTCAACCGCGTCGCCCTCCCCCCTCCGGCGGTCTCCCTCCTCGAGATCCGCGTCTCCCATGAACACCTGCCCATCTCCGGCGCCGGCGCCGTCACATCGGTGCTGCGCGCCGCCGCACTGCTCGCGCCGGAGAAGCTCGTCTTCGCCCTCCCGTGGGACCCAGATCCGACTTCCACAGAGGTCGACCTGCCGTGCTTCCACCGCGCCACCTCGATCGTGCTGGAGTGGATCCCCTTCGTCCTCCGCACACCGGCCGCCGGGGCGGAGTTCCCCGCGCTCCAGACGCTGACCCTCACGGGCTGCCAAGTGGACGACCTCGGCGCCTTGCTCTCCCTCTGCCCACACCTGCGCGTGCTCAGGCTCAAGGGCCTCATTTGGCTCGGCGACGACGACTGGACAGTCCACTCAACGTCACTGCAGGGGCTTGTCATGAACAGCGAGAATTTGTGGGCACGGCCGGTCGACATCGTTGCCCCCATGCTCAAGCAACTGACGCTGTTCTTGCACGCCTACAATCAAGTGACCGTCTCCATCTTGGCACCAATGCTGGAGAATGTATCGTGGCAATGCCTCTACGGCACGGGAATTATTGGGTTTGGTCTTTGGACCCTGGAGAAGCTGAGCCTACATACCGCAGAGAAACAGGGACAGACCTCTTTTCTGCAGATTCATGCCTGCAAG AGCTGGTTTACCTTTTCCGATGAAGAGGCCAACTTTGCACAGGAGATAGAGAAGCATATGATTGTCGACTTCTCTGCTTTGGAGCTACATTTGTCAGCAATGGGCCATGTTTTTGGAGCATTTGTGTCGCATCTTCTTGGGCTGAATCGGATTCGTAACGCTATACGGAGGCTTAAGGTCAACCTTCTGAGATTAGAG GAAGAAGAAATATGCCCTGCAAATTGTCCTTGTGAGTCTACGAACTGGAGGACCCAAATTATCTCCTTGACTGCTCTTGAAGAAGTAGAAATAGATGGCTTCAGAGGAGATGCACATGAGCTTCATTTCTTGAAACTAATATTCAGCTGTGCACCAATGCTTAAGAGAATGATTGTGAGGCTGTCAGATGAGGTCTCGACAAGTAATGATAGATGCACGGAAATATATGACATCTTCAGGGGGCATTCTTCTGTGAAATGCAATGTTTATCTCAGCTCTG GGTTAGTGCATCGCAGCCAAGGTTGCCAGTTGACATGA